The DNA sequence AGGCTGGACCGAGGCCGCCTGGAGCGGATCGGGCAGCGGGTGCAGCCCCTACAGCCCGAAACCCGCTTGGCAGACCGACACCGGCTGTGCAAGCCGGACGGTGTCCGACATCTCGGCGGTCGCCGATCCGTCGACGGGAGTCGCGGGGTACGGACCGGTGCCGGGCACGGCGTCGCCCTCCGTGTGGCAGGTGTTCGGAGGGACGAGCGTCGCCTCCCCTCTGATCGCCGGGATGTACGCCCTGGCGGGTACGCCGGCCACCGGGACCTTCCCCGCCTCCTACCCGTACGCGCACCCGAAGGCGCTCAACGACATCGTCCAGGGGAGCACCGGGACCGGGTGCACTCCCGCCTACGCGTGCACCGCCGGTCCGGGCTATGACGGACCGACGGGACTGGGGAGCCCGAACGGCGTGTCGGCGCTCGCCGCGCCCGGAGCTGCTGCTCCGCCCTCGGCTCCCTTGCCGCCGGTGCAGAACGACTTCAACTCCGACTCGACGTCCGACGTGCTCGCGCGCGCACCCGGAGGGGCTCTGCTCCTCTACCGCGGCGACGGGCACGGGGGATGGCGCGTCCCAACCTCGAGCCAGGTCGGTTCGGGCTGGGACGGGATGACCGCCATCGTCTCTCCCGGCGACTTCGACGGCGACGGGCACAACGACGTCCTGGCACGCGACGCCTCGGGTGCGTTCTGGCTCTACCCCGGTGACGGTGCCGGCGGGTGGTTCCCCCGGCGGCAGGTCGGCTCCGGCTGGAACATCATGACCACGATCCTGGCCGCGCACGACTTCTCCGGCCGCGGCACCGCCGACATCCTCGCCGTCGACGGGTCGGGCACGCTGTGGCTCTACCCGGGCGACGGGCACGGCAGCTGGCGGTCGCCCCAGGCGGTGGGCTCGGGCTGGGGCGTGATGTCCGCCGTCGTGGGGATCGAGGACTTCGACGGCGACGGCGCGCCGGACGTCCTGGCCCGCGACTCGGCGGGGCGCCTCTGGCTCTACGCTCACACGAGCGCGGGATGGAAGGCCCCCGTGGTGGTCGGGACAGGCTGGAACATCATGTCGGCGGTGATCTCCGTCGGAGACTTCGACGGCGACGGACACGACGACATCCTCGGGAGAACGACCTCGGGCGCCCTCATCCTGTATCCGGGGAACGGCCGCTCGAGCTGGCTCGCTGCCCGCCAGGTCGGGTCGGGCTGGCAGGGGATGACCTGGCTCGGGTAGCGCGAGGCGGTGCCGCTAAGCCGGCTTGCCGCTGTGGTCGCGCTGCGCCAGCCGCACCCGCCAGCTCATCCCCTGCGACGCCTTCACGGCGCACACGACCACGAGCAGCCATCCCGCCTCGACGAGGATCGATGATTCGAACACGCTCGTCACGAGCAGCGCGACCATGACGAGGGGGGCCCAGACGTACACCACGCTCCGCCGGTTCGCGCCGAGCAGCCACGAGCGCCCGAACGCCAGGGCGAGCAGGCCCACGAACAGGATGAGTCCGATCAGCCCGACCTGGAGGTAGACGTCGAGGTAGGCGTTGAGGCCGTTCGCATGGGCGACGCCCGAGTTCAGGTTGATGGCGTCGAACGGGTAGAGGTCGACCGGCCACGACCCGACCCATCCCCAGCCCTGGAGCGTGTTCACCGGGATGAGCTCCCAGATCTGGATCCACAGCCGGTAGCGCACCTGGAAGTCGGCGCGGGCGTTCAGCAGGTCGATGACACGCGTGCGGTAC is a window from the Leifsonia sp. AG29 genome containing:
- a CDS encoding FG-GAP-like repeat-containing protein produces the protein MRIRRSVLVMLAAVLCVAPAIAGSPLPASAAPAPSPGIGRPSPTPAPLPGLAGKAHRRVCTTPLPHRAACLAEVVEGVATPAVTGGAPVGFGPADLRAAYALPATGGAGATVAVIDAYDLPSAESDLAAYRSQYGLPACTSANGCFRKVDQRGGSALPAVDPGLSWGPETAIDIEMVAAACPNCRILLVEADDASVANLGAAADTAVQLGARYMTNSYGVADTTADLSAYEPHYDHPGVVVTAASGDNGQGTQFPASSQYVTAVGGTTLSRASGTARGWTEAAWSGSGSGCSPYSPKPAWQTDTGCASRTVSDISAVADPSTGVAGYGPVPGTASPSVWQVFGGTSVASPLIAGMYALAGTPATGTFPASYPYAHPKALNDIVQGSTGTGCTPAYACTAGPGYDGPTGLGSPNGVSALAAPGAAAPPSAPLPPVQNDFNSDSTSDVLARAPGGALLLYRGDGHGGWRVPTSSQVGSGWDGMTAIVSPGDFDGDGHNDVLARDASGAFWLYPGDGAGGWFPRRQVGSGWNIMTTILAAHDFSGRGTADILAVDGSGTLWLYPGDGHGSWRSPQAVGSGWGVMSAVVGIEDFDGDGAPDVLARDSAGRLWLYAHTSAGWKAPVVVGTGWNIMSAVISVGDFDGDGHDDILGRTTSGALILYPGNGRSSWLAARQVGSGWQGMTWLG